The Allocatelliglobosispora scoriae genome contains a region encoding:
- a CDS encoding nucleotidyltransferase domain-containing protein, whose protein sequence is MSRDPVVDARDLVAEVFPQARWALLTGSVITAARTAGSDLDVVVVLPDGDGDAPHRESRRFRGWPVELFVHDELTLGHYLGRELVGRKPSLHRMVGTGITLVGDPADWRERCAKVLLDGPPARSEAERDWARYGLTDLLDDLVHATDEAERTVIAAFAWRAAGDLTLGFADRWTGTGKWLLRELRDLDPAVADRWLAAHGDPEAIAAYIRELLDRNGGPLFEGYRADGERP, encoded by the coding sequence ATGAGCAGAGATCCGGTCGTCGACGCGCGCGACCTCGTCGCCGAGGTGTTTCCGCAGGCCCGGTGGGCGCTGCTGACCGGCAGCGTGATCACGGCTGCGCGTACCGCCGGATCTGACCTTGATGTGGTGGTGGTCCTGCCCGACGGCGACGGGGACGCGCCGCATCGCGAGTCGCGGCGCTTCCGGGGGTGGCCGGTGGAGCTCTTCGTCCACGACGAGCTGACCCTCGGCCACTATCTCGGCAGGGAGCTCGTCGGCCGCAAACCGAGCCTGCACCGCATGGTCGGCACGGGGATCACGCTCGTCGGCGACCCGGCCGACTGGCGGGAGCGCTGCGCCAAGGTCCTGCTCGACGGTCCGCCGGCCCGGAGCGAAGCCGAGCGGGACTGGGCGCGCTACGGTCTCACCGACCTGCTCGACGACCTCGTTCACGCCACCGACGAGGCCGAGCGCACGGTGATCGCCGCCTTCGCCTGGCGCGCCGCCGGGGACCTCACGCTGGGGTTCGCCGACCGGTGGACCGGCACCGGGAAGTGGCTGCTGCGCGAGCTGCGCGACCTCGACCCGGCGGTGGCCGACCGGTGGCTGGCCGCGCACGGCGACCCGGAGGCGATCGCCGCATACATCCGCGAGCTGCTCGACCGCAACGGCGGGCCGCTGTTCGAGGGCTACCGCGCCGACGGCGAACGCCCCTGA
- a CDS encoding MBL fold metallo-hydrolase: MARLGAFGTGPIASARTFDLAQRLDVPGGPQAIPTPGHTGGSAAYHFPELDALFTGDALVTQDAFTGEVGPRIVCRAFTEDSAAALDSLRTLAATGAGTVLLGHGDPATGGISAAVDSARRAGIS; the protein is encoded by the coding sequence ATGGCCCGCCTCGGCGCTTTCGGCACCGGTCCGATCGCCTCGGCCAGGACCTTCGATCTCGCCCAGCGCCTCGACGTGCCCGGCGGCCCGCAGGCGATCCCGACTCCCGGCCACACCGGTGGCAGCGCCGCTTATCACTTCCCCGAGCTCGACGCCCTCTTCACCGGCGATGCCCTGGTGACGCAGGACGCCTTCACCGGCGAGGTCGGTCCCCGTATCGTCTGCCGGGCCTTCACGGAGGACTCCGCCGCCGCGCTGGACTCCCTGCGGACCCTCGCCGCGACCGGTGCCGGAACGGTCCTGCTCGGCCATGGCGACCCGGCGACCGGCGGCATTTCGGCCGCAGTCGATTCGGCTCGCCGAGCGGGGATCTCGTGA
- a CDS encoding M3 family metallopeptidase codes for MASADNPFFTPSDLPYQVPPFDRITEDHYLPAFAAGMAEQRAEIEAIATSADEPTFTNTLVAFEQSGQLLNRVSLAFFNVASADTNPRLQEIHAEVAPQLAAHTDAIYLDKRLFGRVKALHDARDSLGLDPESDWLLQRYHVQFVRAGAQLAEDDAQQLREYNSELATLYSSFNTRLLADTNDLAVVVTDPAELAGLSDDAVAAAAEGGRARGEDGAYALSLILPTAQPPLASLHSRELRERVYRASSARGSRGNDNDTGDLIRRIVTLRAQRARLLGYEHHAAYQIEDNTARTAEAAATMLAKLAPAAVANAAAELADLQELADHPIEPWDWAYYAERVRKQRYDLDESELRPYFELDRVLFDGVFFAATKLFGLTFTERHDLPVYHPEVRAFEVTNADGSPLGLFFGDFYTRPAKRGGAWMNSLVNQSRLLGTLPVVVNNLNINRPPAGEPTLLTLDEVKTLFHEFGHALHGLLSDVHFPGFAGTEVPSDFVEYPSQVNEMWLLWPEVLASYAVHHQTGEPLPQQVADRLLASAQFDQGYATTEYLASALLDLAWHTLTVEDLATPGLIDDIPAFEAAALERDGVAVAAVPPRYRTSYFAHIWSGASYSAGYYSYIWSEVLDADTVEWFKENGGLRRENGDRFRQTLLSRGGTADAMTFFHDLRGREPQIEPLLTRRGLDRS; via the coding sequence ATGGCGTCGGCCGACAATCCGTTCTTCACCCCGAGTGACCTGCCCTACCAGGTGCCGCCGTTCGACCGGATCACCGAGGACCACTACCTGCCGGCCTTCGCCGCGGGCATGGCCGAGCAGCGGGCGGAGATCGAGGCGATCGCCACCAGCGCCGACGAGCCGACCTTCACCAACACGCTCGTCGCCTTCGAGCAGTCCGGGCAGCTCCTCAACCGGGTCTCGCTCGCCTTCTTCAACGTGGCGAGCGCCGACACCAACCCGCGCCTGCAGGAGATCCACGCCGAGGTCGCGCCGCAGCTCGCCGCGCACACCGACGCGATCTACCTCGACAAGCGGCTCTTCGGCCGGGTCAAGGCGCTGCACGACGCCCGCGACTCACTCGGCCTCGACCCGGAGTCGGACTGGCTGCTCCAGCGCTACCACGTGCAGTTCGTCCGCGCCGGTGCCCAGCTCGCCGAGGACGACGCCCAGCAGCTGCGGGAATACAACTCCGAGCTGGCGACGCTCTACTCCAGCTTCAATACCAGGCTGCTCGCCGACACCAACGACCTCGCCGTCGTCGTGACCGACCCCGCCGAGCTCGCCGGGCTCTCCGACGACGCCGTCGCCGCGGCGGCCGAGGGCGGTCGCGCCCGGGGCGAGGACGGTGCCTACGCGCTGAGCCTCATCCTCCCCACCGCCCAGCCGCCGCTCGCCTCCCTGCACAGCCGGGAGCTGCGCGAGCGCGTCTACCGGGCGTCGAGTGCCCGGGGCAGCCGCGGCAACGACAACGACACCGGCGACCTGATCCGGCGCATCGTCACCCTCCGCGCCCAGCGCGCCCGTCTCCTGGGCTACGAGCACCACGCCGCCTATCAGATCGAGGACAACACGGCCCGGACGGCGGAGGCGGCCGCGACGATGCTCGCCAAGCTGGCCCCGGCCGCCGTCGCCAACGCCGCCGCCGAGCTCGCCGACCTGCAGGAGCTCGCCGACCACCCGATCGAGCCCTGGGACTGGGCCTACTACGCCGAGCGCGTCCGCAAGCAGCGCTACGACCTCGACGAGTCGGAACTGCGGCCCTACTTCGAGCTGGACCGGGTCCTGTTCGACGGGGTCTTCTTCGCCGCGACCAAGCTCTTCGGCCTCACCTTCACCGAGCGCCACGACCTGCCGGTCTACCACCCGGAGGTGCGCGCCTTCGAGGTGACCAACGCCGACGGGTCACCGCTGGGCCTGTTCTTCGGCGACTTCTACACCCGGCCCGCCAAGCGCGGCGGTGCCTGGATGAACAGCCTGGTCAACCAGTCGCGTCTGCTCGGCACGCTGCCGGTCGTCGTCAACAACCTCAACATCAACCGCCCGCCGGCCGGTGAGCCGACGCTGCTGACGCTCGACGAGGTCAAGACGCTGTTCCACGAGTTCGGGCACGCGCTGCACGGGCTCCTCTCCGACGTGCACTTCCCCGGCTTCGCCGGGACCGAGGTGCCGTCGGATTTCGTGGAGTACCCGTCCCAGGTCAACGAGATGTGGCTGCTCTGGCCGGAGGTGCTCGCGAGCTACGCCGTGCACCACCAGACCGGTGAGCCGCTGCCGCAGCAGGTGGCCGACCGGCTGCTCGCCTCGGCCCAGTTCGACCAGGGCTACGCCACCACGGAATATCTCGCCTCGGCGCTGCTCGACCTCGCCTGGCACACGCTCACCGTGGAGGACCTCGCGACGCCGGGCCTGATCGACGACATCCCGGCCTTCGAGGCGGCGGCCCTGGAGCGCGACGGTGTCGCGGTCGCCGCGGTCCCGCCGCGCTACCGGACCAGCTACTTCGCGCACATCTGGAGCGGGGCGTCCTACAGTGCGGGCTACTACTCCTACATCTGGAGCGAGGTGCTCGACGCCGACACCGTCGAGTGGTTCAAGGAGAACGGCGGCCTGCGCCGGGAGAACGGCGACCGGTTCCGGCAGACGCTGCTGTCGCGGGGCGGCACCGCCGACGCGATGACCTTCTTCCACGACCTGCGCGGGCGCGAGCCGCAGATCGAGCCGCTGCTCACCAGGCGTGGCCTCGACCGGTCCTGA
- a CDS encoding methionyl-tRNA formyltransferase: MRVVMFGYQTWGHRTLQALLGSEHEVVLVVTHPQGEGAYEKMWSDSVADLASAHGVPVVLRNRPDDEELLGLLKDADPDVIVATNWRTWIPPQIFNLPRLGTLNVHDSLLPKYAGFSPLIWALINGESEVGVTAHMMSDVLDAGDVVLQRSVPVGDRDTTADLFHKTLELFGPITVDGLAEIASGRTDWTAQDRSQASFFHKRADEDSRIDWTWTAQELDRLVRAQFDPYPNAFTFYRGQRVRVLRASVSQGIYGGTPGRIFIREGDGVVIVAGAEARRGRSHGLVIERVRLDDDTELDATDLFQTMGGYLG, encoded by the coding sequence ATGCGGGTCGTGATGTTCGGCTACCAGACCTGGGGGCACCGCACCCTGCAGGCCCTCCTCGGCTCCGAGCACGAGGTCGTCCTCGTCGTCACGCACCCCCAGGGCGAGGGAGCCTACGAGAAGATGTGGAGCGACTCCGTCGCGGACCTCGCCTCCGCGCATGGCGTACCAGTGGTGCTGCGCAACCGGCCGGACGACGAGGAGCTCCTCGGGCTGCTCAAGGACGCCGACCCGGATGTGATCGTCGCGACCAACTGGCGTACGTGGATCCCGCCGCAGATCTTCAACCTGCCCCGGCTCGGCACGCTCAACGTGCACGACTCGCTGCTACCGAAGTACGCCGGCTTCTCCCCCCTGATCTGGGCGCTCATCAACGGCGAATCCGAGGTCGGCGTCACCGCGCACATGATGAGCGACGTGCTCGACGCGGGCGACGTCGTGCTCCAGCGCTCCGTGCCCGTCGGCGACCGGGACACCACGGCCGATCTGTTCCACAAGACGCTGGAGCTCTTCGGGCCGATCACCGTGGACGGGCTCGCCGAGATCGCCTCCGGGCGGACCGACTGGACGGCACAGGACCGGTCGCAGGCGAGCTTCTTCCACAAGCGCGCCGACGAGGACAGCCGCATCGACTGGACCTGGACCGCTCAGGAGCTCGACCGGCTGGTCCGCGCCCAGTTCGACCCCTACCCCAACGCGTTCACCTTCTACCGGGGACAGCGGGTGCGGGTGCTGAGGGCATCGGTGTCGCAGGGGATCTACGGCGGCACGCCCGGTCGGATCTTCATCCGCGAGGGCGACGGCGTGGTGATCGTCGCGGGTGCCGAGGCCCGCCGGGGCCGCAGCCACGGTCTCGTGATCGAGCGCGTCCGCCTCGACGACGACACCGAGCTGGACGCCACCGACCTCTTCCAGACGATGGGCGGGTACCTGGGCTGA
- a CDS encoding alpha/beta fold hydrolase, whose translation MWRDQPDLVRTALSRLVRGEFRRGELDLPDGRVLRWVESGEQSPIVVLVAGAGETSLDWAPVLPAIAADTRVVAYDRAGLGASDPMATLTVEAEIADLVALLTEIGPAVLVGHSWGGLLVQLVAFEHPDRVLGLVLVDPSHEEVLAALPPLGRVAARAMGGGVKLLRRVGLFGRVATAIGRGLAARCTEDAEVRALITDAYVGSYRERHQVAMIGDENRVVDGSSEFVRRLRRERKLPDIPVVALSAGGKGKPPELRERSIRLVGDVTARTARGEQVVVADAGHYIHHDKPAAVIDAVRQVVEAVRADR comes from the coding sequence ATGTGGAGGGATCAGCCAGACCTGGTGCGCACGGCACTGTCCCGACTCGTCCGCGGCGAGTTCCGCCGAGGCGAGCTCGACCTGCCGGACGGGCGCGTGCTGCGGTGGGTGGAGAGCGGCGAGCAGAGCCCGATCGTGGTGCTCGTCGCCGGAGCAGGGGAGACGTCGCTGGACTGGGCGCCGGTGCTGCCCGCGATCGCGGCCGACACCCGGGTGGTCGCCTATGACCGGGCGGGCCTCGGCGCCAGTGACCCGATGGCGACGCTCACGGTCGAGGCCGAGATCGCCGACCTGGTCGCGCTGCTCACCGAGATCGGCCCGGCGGTCCTGGTCGGGCACAGCTGGGGCGGCCTGCTGGTGCAGCTCGTCGCCTTCGAGCACCCGGACCGCGTTCTCGGCCTGGTGCTGGTCGACCCGTCGCACGAGGAGGTGCTCGCAGCCCTGCCACCCCTCGGGCGGGTCGCGGCGAGGGCGATGGGCGGGGGCGTGAAACTGCTGCGCCGGGTCGGGCTCTTCGGGCGGGTAGCCACCGCGATCGGGCGCGGGCTGGCAGCACGGTGCACCGAGGATGCCGAGGTCAGGGCACTGATCACCGACGCTTACGTCGGGTCCTATCGGGAGCGCCACCAGGTGGCGATGATCGGCGACGAGAACCGGGTCGTCGACGGGAGCAGCGAGTTCGTCCGGCGGCTGCGCCGGGAGCGGAAGCTGCCCGACATACCCGTGGTCGCGCTGAGCGCCGGTGGTAAGGGGAAGCCCCCCGAGCTGCGGGAGCGGTCGATCCGGCTGGTCGGCGACGTCACGGCGCGCACCGCCCGCGGTGAGCAGGTGGTGGTCGCGGATGCCGGGCACTACATCCACCACGACAAGCCCGCCGCCGTCATCGACGCCGTCCGCCAGGTGGTCGAGGCGGTCCGGGCCGACCGTTGA
- a CDS encoding lysylphosphatidylglycerol synthase transmembrane domain-containing protein, giving the protein MSQAAVSVRSPRRWLRWAAPVVIGIVAIVLLRDRLPHWSDVIVAAREAKPWWLVLAAVAEIGSLSMFARQQRRLLRAFGVQISLPRAMAISLSRSAIAISMPAGTAISAAFAFQQFRARGASRGVATAVMILSGVVSFLGLGLLYLVGGTVSGLVSGCALLLVAAVTIGLVAVIWRGSWRPKPDGRLGRMVEAARGVAPKHWALALSFAVVNWLADLICLLAVVRAFNLPLPLTAIAGTYLAVQVVRQIPLTPGGIGLIETGLVAGLVSAGASDAPATAAVLGYRVLSCWLIIPFGMFAWTMLRRSPAVAEAATPTPTLVEAPA; this is encoded by the coding sequence GTGAGTCAGGCGGCCGTGTCGGTCCGCTCCCCGCGCCGGTGGCTGCGGTGGGCGGCGCCCGTCGTCATAGGCATCGTCGCCATCGTGCTGCTGCGCGACCGGCTGCCGCACTGGTCGGACGTGATCGTCGCGGCCCGGGAGGCCAAGCCCTGGTGGCTGGTGCTGGCGGCGGTGGCGGAGATCGGTTCGCTCAGCATGTTCGCCCGCCAGCAGCGGCGCCTCCTGCGGGCCTTCGGCGTCCAGATCTCGCTGCCCCGGGCGATGGCGATCTCGCTGAGCCGATCGGCGATCGCGATCAGCATGCCGGCCGGCACGGCGATCTCGGCGGCCTTCGCGTTCCAGCAGTTCCGGGCACGGGGTGCGAGCCGTGGCGTCGCGACCGCGGTCATGATCCTTTCGGGTGTGGTCTCGTTCCTCGGCCTCGGCCTGCTCTACCTCGTCGGCGGCACGGTCTCCGGACTCGTCAGCGGGTGTGCACTGCTGCTCGTGGCGGCCGTCACCATCGGCCTCGTCGCGGTGATCTGGCGGGGATCGTGGCGGCCGAAGCCGGACGGCCGGCTCGGACGGATGGTCGAGGCGGCCCGTGGTGTCGCGCCGAAGCACTGGGCGCTCGCGCTGAGCTTCGCGGTCGTCAACTGGCTCGCCGACCTCATCTGCCTGCTCGCCGTCGTGCGGGCCTTCAACCTGCCGCTGCCGCTCACGGCGATCGCGGGAACCTATCTGGCCGTGCAGGTCGTCCGGCAGATCCCGCTGACCCCGGGCGGCATCGGACTCATCGAGACCGGGCTCGTGGCGGGTCTCGTCAGCGCCGGAGCCTCGGATGCCCCGGCCACGGCGGCGGTGCTCGGTTACCGGGTGCTGTCGTGTTGGCTGATCATCCCCTTCGGCATGTTCGCCTGGACGATGCTGCGCCGCAGCCCGGCCGTCGCCGAGGCGGCGACCCCGACCCCGACTCTGGTCGAGGCGCCCGCCTGA
- a CDS encoding phytoene/squalene synthase family protein, giving the protein MTLSSGYAAVSQRMVVREPVGYLIVRLLMPRMLQRHALAVAWFVCATDDIVDNGPRERRPARFTAWDRQVRAGLALDGPVAGAKPELAAFLHTVRECRLTDTLVHECLDGLRDDLHFTGVRSEQDFQAYVDRVTMPLLQLIMAVHPQARGPEFTTALRHLGEACQRIDILDDLASDLRAGRLFLPADELAGIGVTPEDLFAGRVPAQLHPVLAEWARRAREGLVTARCLLTVAPRELRPLIDVIVRGHEARLAGLERAGLRLVRRRVLPPILPALRIVTQGMMRRVAGRVDDRSMTDEEQSAEKFRHLPERIQISDMVETVAVPPVSVHGPDVETVDNVGPLRVSHT; this is encoded by the coding sequence GTGACCCTGTCGAGCGGCTACGCGGCGGTCTCCCAGCGCATGGTCGTGCGCGAACCGGTGGGGTACCTGATCGTCCGGCTGCTGATGCCGCGGATGCTGCAGCGGCACGCGCTCGCGGTCGCCTGGTTCGTCTGCGCCACCGACGACATCGTCGACAACGGTCCCAGAGAACGGCGACCGGCCCGCTTCACCGCCTGGGACCGGCAGGTCCGCGCGGGCCTGGCGCTCGACGGCCCGGTCGCCGGGGCGAAGCCCGAGCTCGCCGCCTTCCTCCACACGGTGCGCGAGTGCCGGCTGACCGACACCCTCGTCCACGAGTGCCTCGACGGCCTGCGCGATGATCTCCACTTCACCGGAGTGCGGTCCGAACAGGATTTCCAGGCCTATGTGGACCGGGTGACGATGCCACTGCTGCAGCTCATCATGGCGGTGCACCCGCAGGCCCGGGGCCCGGAGTTCACGACCGCGCTGCGGCACCTCGGCGAGGCGTGCCAGCGCATCGACATCCTCGACGACCTCGCCTCGGACCTGCGCGCCGGGCGCCTGTTCCTGCCCGCCGACGAGCTCGCCGGCATCGGCGTCACGCCCGAGGACCTGTTCGCCGGCCGCGTCCCCGCGCAGCTGCACCCCGTCCTGGCGGAGTGGGCTAGGCGTGCCCGCGAGGGCCTGGTCACGGCGCGCTGCCTGCTCACGGTCGCACCGCGCGAGCTGCGCCCGCTGATCGACGTCATCGTCCGCGGGCACGAGGCCAGGCTCGCGGGACTCGAGAGAGCAGGACTGCGACTGGTACGCCGACGGGTGCTGCCGCCGATCCTGCCCGCCCTCCGGATCGTCACCCAGGGGATGATGCGAAGGGTGGCGGGCCGGGTGGATGATCGAAGCATGACCGATGAGGAGCAGTCCGCGGAGAAGTTCCGGCACCTTCCCGAGCGCATCCAGATCAGCGACATGGTGGAGACCGTCGCCGTGCCCCCGGTGTCGGTGCACGGTCCCGATGTCGAGACCGTCGACAACGTCGGGCCGCTGCGGGTCAGCCACACCTGA
- a CDS encoding FecCD family ABC transporter permease has translation MTTVLRGRVLRSPHERVSMRVDPRSLAVLIVLIAATITLAAATLTTGDFPVPLADVVDSLLGRGRPGTDFIVLELRLPRLLTGLLIGAALGTSGAMFQRLAGNPLASPDLIGLTSGSATGAMVVILVVGGSATQTSIGSLIGAAATAALLYALAYRRGVQGYRFVLVGVGISAALQAVNSYLLTRTTFREAENAQRWLIGSLNGRDWDHVRAVGIAVAVLLPCALLLGRRLAMLEMGDDTARGLGVDVERTRVGVIAVSLALTAVATAAAGPIGFVALAAPQIATRLTRSSGPGLLPAAVLGGLLLVASDFAAQRAFAPTPFPVGIATGAIGGLYLIWLLAAEWRKRS, from the coding sequence ATGACGACGGTCCTGCGCGGCCGGGTGCTGCGCTCCCCGCACGAGCGCGTCTCGATGCGCGTCGACCCGCGCTCCCTCGCCGTGCTGATCGTCCTCATCGCAGCGACGATCACCCTCGCCGCGGCGACGCTCACCACCGGCGACTTCCCCGTCCCGCTCGCAGACGTGGTCGACAGCCTGCTCGGCCGGGGCCGCCCCGGGACCGACTTCATCGTCCTCGAACTGCGCCTGCCCCGCCTCCTGACCGGCCTGCTCATCGGCGCCGCGCTCGGGACCAGCGGGGCGATGTTCCAGCGGCTCGCCGGCAACCCGCTCGCCAGCCCCGACCTGATCGGCCTGACCAGCGGCTCCGCCACCGGTGCGATGGTCGTCATCCTCGTCGTCGGCGGCTCGGCGACCCAGACGTCGATCGGCTCCCTCATCGGCGCCGCCGCCACCGCCGCACTGCTCTACGCCCTGGCCTACCGCCGCGGCGTACAGGGCTACCGCTTCGTCCTCGTCGGCGTCGGCATCAGCGCCGCCCTGCAGGCCGTCAACTCCTACCTGCTCACCAGGACCACCTTCCGCGAGGCCGAGAACGCCCAGCGCTGGCTCATCGGCAGCCTCAACGGCCGGGACTGGGACCACGTCCGCGCGGTCGGCATCGCGGTGGCGGTCCTGCTGCCCTGCGCGCTGCTGCTGGGCCGGCGCCTGGCGATGCTGGAGATGGGCGACGACACCGCCCGCGGGCTGGGAGTGGACGTGGAGCGTACCCGGGTGGGTGTCATCGCGGTCAGCCTCGCGCTCACCGCCGTCGCGACCGCCGCGGCCGGGCCGATCGGCTTCGTCGCGCTCGCCGCGCCGCAGATCGCGACCCGGCTGACCCGGTCGTCCGGGCCCGGCCTGCTCCCGGCCGCCGTGCTGGGCGGGCTGCTACTCGTCGCGAGCGATTTCGCCGCCCAGCGGGCCTTCGCACCGACCCCGTTCCCCGTCGGCATCGCCACCGGCGCGATCGGCGGGCTCTACCTGATCTGGCTGCTCGCCGCCGAGTGGCGGAAGCGATCATGA
- a CDS encoding ABC transporter ATP-binding protein yields MTLGYDQRTVAAQLSVQIPDGSFTVIVGPNACGKSTLLKALARILKPRAGSVYLDGAAIASYPAKEVARRLGLLPQTSLAPAGITVGDLVARGRYPHQKLLRQWSSDDETAVAEAMRLTGVLELADRFVDELSGGQRQRVWVAMVLAQQTGILLLDEPTTFLDIAHQVELLDLCADLHADRGHTLVAVLHDLNQACRYATHMIAMSGGRIVATGEPSRIVTAELVRDVFGLDCRVITDPESGTPLIIPSARRRPVPSDPAPVAADHLA; encoded by the coding sequence CTGACCCTCGGCTACGACCAGCGGACCGTCGCCGCGCAGCTCTCGGTCCAGATCCCCGACGGCTCCTTCACCGTCATCGTCGGCCCCAACGCCTGCGGCAAATCGACGCTGCTCAAGGCACTCGCCCGGATCCTCAAGCCGCGAGCCGGCTCGGTCTACCTCGACGGTGCGGCGATCGCCTCCTACCCGGCCAAGGAGGTCGCCCGGCGGCTCGGCCTGCTGCCGCAGACCTCGCTCGCTCCGGCCGGGATCACCGTCGGGGACCTGGTGGCGCGGGGCCGCTACCCGCACCAGAAGCTGCTGCGGCAGTGGTCCAGCGACGACGAGACGGCGGTCGCCGAGGCGATGCGGCTCACCGGCGTACTGGAGCTGGCGGACCGGTTCGTCGACGAGCTCTCCGGCGGGCAGCGCCAGCGGGTCTGGGTGGCGATGGTGCTCGCCCAGCAGACCGGCATCCTGCTGCTCGACGAGCCGACGACCTTTCTCGACATCGCGCACCAGGTCGAGCTGCTCGACCTCTGCGCCGACCTGCACGCGGATCGCGGACACACCCTCGTCGCGGTGCTGCACGACCTCAACCAGGCCTGCCGCTACGCCACCCACATGATCGCGATGTCCGGCGGCCGGATCGTGGCGACCGGCGAACCGTCCCGGATCGTCACCGCCGAGCTGGTCCGCGACGTCTTCGGCCTCGACTGCCGCGTCATCACCGACCCGGAGTCCGGCACGCCGCTGATCATCCCGTCGGCCCGCCGCCGCCCGGTCCCGTCGGACCCCGCCCCGGTCGCCGCCGACCACCTCGCGTAG
- a CDS encoding TetR/AcrR family transcriptional regulator: protein MLEGGRVGTTQRRAYDTSGRRAAAERNRLAVIDASRELLLRDGYQATTIGAIAERAGVSTELIYKTFGSKQRLMKAVYDVALAGDAEPVPIGQRPAIARIMAEPDARAKIELYAAFVEDLMARLGGLLAVLAEADPELAELRVTTEGERLIGASAFVGHLHEQGHLAPGTDLARAADACWVQTSPQLFAQLAITRGWSPGDYRSWLATVLTASLLPPA from the coding sequence GTGCTCGAGGGCGGGCGCGTCGGCACGACCCAGCGCCGCGCCTATGACACCAGCGGTCGCCGTGCCGCCGCCGAGCGCAACCGGCTCGCCGTCATCGATGCGAGCCGTGAGCTGCTGCTGCGCGACGGCTATCAGGCGACGACGATCGGCGCGATCGCCGAACGGGCCGGGGTCTCCACCGAGCTGATCTACAAGACCTTCGGCAGCAAGCAGCGGCTGATGAAGGCGGTCTACGACGTCGCGCTCGCCGGGGACGCGGAGCCGGTGCCGATCGGGCAGCGCCCGGCGATCGCCCGGATCATGGCCGAACCGGACGCGCGCGCGAAGATCGAGCTCTACGCCGCGTTCGTCGAGGACCTGATGGCCCGCCTGGGCGGCCTGCTCGCGGTGCTCGCCGAGGCCGATCCGGAGCTCGCCGAGCTGCGCGTGACGACCGAGGGGGAGCGGCTCATCGGCGCGAGCGCCTTCGTCGGCCACCTGCACGAGCAGGGACACCTCGCGCCAGGAACCGACCTCGCCCGCGCCGCCGACGCCTGCTGGGTCCAGACGTCGCCGCAGCTCTTCGCGCAGCTCGCGATCACCCGCGGGTGGTCACCCGGGGACTACCGCTCATGGCTCGCGACCGTGCTCACGGCGAGCCTGCTGCCGCCCGCTTAG